The following are encoded together in the Bubalus kerabau isolate K-KA32 ecotype Philippines breed swamp buffalo chromosome 3, PCC_UOA_SB_1v2, whole genome shotgun sequence genome:
- the MFSD6 gene encoding major facilitator superfamily domain-containing protein 6 isoform X3, translated as MEVLQGVTHAAIWAACISYLSAAVPPELRTSAQGILQGLHLGLGRGCGAMIGGVLVNFFGAAATFRGIGMACLVILLLFALIQWLAVPDEEEDKTMLAERIPVPSSPVPIATIDLVQQQTEDVMPRTEPRLPPKKTKHQEEQEDVNKPAWGVSSSPWVTFAYALYQIKEMMQLTRDSRASEIQPLQGTSENQKNSAASGAQPGPCEAPPDPPRSQPSPPAAASQTQSSPAHPSVDPRTEDREDHQAPPATGGH; from the exons GAGTGACACACGCGGCCATCTGGGCGGCCTGCATCTCTTATCTCAGTGCCGCGGTTCCCCCTGAGCTGAGGACGTCTGCCCAGGGCATCCTGCAAGGCCTGCATCTGGGTTTGGGGAGAGGCTGTGGTGCCATGATTGGAGGCGTGTTAGTCAACTTTTTTG GGGCTGCTGCAACCTTCCGAGGAATTGGCATGGCCTGCCTGGTGATCCTCCTGCTCTTTgccctgatccagtggctggCAGTACCCGATGAGGAAGAAG ACAAGACGATGTTGGCAGAAAGGATCCCTGTTCCCTCTAGCCCTGTTCCCATAGCAACCATCGACTTGGTCCAACAACAGACAGAAGATGTTATGCCACGCACTGAGCCCAGACTTCCCCCCAAGAAAACCAAGCACCAGGAAGAACAGGAGGATGTGAACAAGCCAGCCTGGGGGGTCAGTTCCTCTCCCTGGGTGACCTTTGCCTACGCACTCTACCAGATCAAAGAGATGATGCAGCTCACGAGGGACAGCCGTGCTTCTGAGATACAGCCTCTGCAG GGGACCAGTGAGAATCAGAAAAATTCTGCAGCGAGTGGAGCCCAGCCTGGACCATGTGAGGCTCCCCCTGACCCACCTAGAAGCCAGCCATCCCCTCCAGCAGCCGCATCTCAGACGCAGAGCAGCCCTGCTCACCCCAGTGTGGACCCGCGCACAGAGGACCGTGaggaccaccaggctccgcctGCCACTGGGGGACACTGA